In Peromyscus maniculatus bairdii isolate BWxNUB_F1_BW_parent chromosome 9, HU_Pman_BW_mat_3.1, whole genome shotgun sequence, one genomic interval encodes:
- the LOC143267250 gene encoding disks large homolog 5-like produces MSDLQNFKNENMEASQNLNELTKEKVFLCDLQSRLLMEQAQLKKKLDMLRQEKENLLEDWVLLKYHLGDLQVLSKDQEETSDLQDQQQQEQQRMEERLQSLLKRREQVKQQKHWAIKLQHHLTVSQMSILYKN; encoded by the exons ATGTCTGACCTGCAGAATTTCAAGAATGAGAATATGGAGGCCTCACAGAATCTCAATGAGCTGACCAAGGAGAAAGTCTTCCTTTG TGATCTGCAGAGCCGGCTCCTGATGGAGCAGGCTCAGTTGAAAAAGAAGTTAGACATGCTGAGGCAAGAAAAGGAGAACTTACTGGAAGACTGGGTCCTGCTGAAGTACCACTTGGGTGATTTGCAAGTGCTCAGTAAGGATCAAGAGGAGACCAGTGACCTCCAGGACCAGCAACAGCAG GAACAgcaaagaatggaagagagactccAGAGCTTGCTGAAGCGGAGGGAGCAGGTCAAACAGCAAAAACACTGGGCaataaagctgcagcatcatttGACTGTCTCCCAGATGAG CATCCTTTACAAGAACTGA